From the Takifugu flavidus isolate HTHZ2018 chromosome 12, ASM371156v2, whole genome shotgun sequence genome, one window contains:
- the synrg gene encoding synergin gamma isoform X9 — protein MALRPGSGGGGSFMYPVGGLGPPQGMVPIQQQQQQQQQQGFPMVPVMQPNMQGMMGMNFGGQMPPGAMPMQSGMAIGMQTPGMAFLGQPQFMGMRPAGPQYTADMQKQMAEEHQKRLEQQQKMLEEDRKRRQFEEQKQKLRLLSSVKPKTGEKSRDDALEAIKGNLDGFSRDAKMHPTQSSQTKKQESSSSHPSVSTHSLSPTLCEDNDDFSDFQGPSDAPTSFPAPTSPSTSSAFGFSTQAHLQPPSSVPKAVLSEDSNDFCDFIQGPTNVFPSSNLSSQANQVQPPSPSQRTGLSSSSSSVSQSFSTSVSIPTVTQHSAVNTSSKTAFQGVGVYPQQEHIQPLLPGWIFNDSLVPEIFKKVLEFTMTPSGIDTAKLYPILMSSGLPREALGQIWASANRTTPGMLTKEELYTVLALIGVAQSGLPAMNVEILSQFPSPPVPNLPALAMAMATVMPQHQQPMMNNPPISMAIPTPAPPVLQMAPVAPTQAPTNASFIPSFPPVQASKADDDDFQEFQEAPKPGVGDQTFSEFQGESAGSFPTTIAPPHQNSAATMLTPVSGSSSATSSDKYAVFKQLSVNQPAEPPPPASDIGDKYSVFRQLEQPADKPVGEGFADFKSVSADDGFTDFKTADSISPLDPSEQAKVFQPAFPPAFPNSQSLQHLPQQQQQHLAVSQSKNPLNMADLDLFSSPSVPAPTDTKPSTFPSVSGPPSLALLQGGAKPSGGAADDFGDFALFGSSSDAAQSSAEGGAAAAPQDDFADFMAFGSSGGEPKKESSVGVQRETAQQQPQPSTDKYDVFKQLSLEGGLAYDDTKECGGGSFSSLKSDTDDFADFQSSKFCTALGASEKTLVDKVAAFKQAKEDCASVKSLDLPSIGGSSVGKDDSEDALSVQLDMKLSDIGGDLKHVMSDSSLDLPSLSAHQPPATEADDMKFDPFGTSGLSTLVNYDWSEREECLAGELGKPPGHDGAPLPSLAPAQGKELSFGSTENITSSEVTAPPPSEDDPPADDKIEAFADFSSKDGIDAEDDFGDFASTFSEKSDSPAAPAEAGSEGNQSEASDEFGAFQGDKPKFGKSDFLKASAQANVKSSEEMIKSELATFDLSVQGSHKRSHSLGDKEIRRSPPSPAPEQPFRDRSNTLSEKPALPVIRDKYKDLTGEVEESERYAYEWQRCLENALEVITNANNILNSISSSSVCTEVIQSAQGMEYLLGVVEVYRVTKRVELGIKATAVCSEKLQQLLKDINRVWNNLMGFMSLAKLTPDESSLDFSFCVLRHGIKNAKELACGVCLLNVDARSKNKEESAIGRLFKRAMTKDNNKRLRAFNSETDNFKLLYGGHQYHASCANFWINCVEPKPPGLILPDLL, from the exons ATGGCGCTGCGGCCAGGGTCTGGTGGAGGTGGCAG tttCATGTATCCAGTTGGAGGACTGGGGCCTCCACAAG GCATGGTGCCCatacagcaacagcaacaacagcagcagcagcagggcttcCCCATGGTTCCGGTCATGCAGCCGAACATGCAGGGAATGATGGGAATGAATTTTGGTGGACAAATGCCCCCAGGCGCCATGCCCATGCAG AGTGGGATGGCTATTGGGATGCAGACTCCTGGGATGGCCTTTTTGGGTCAGCCACAGTTTATGGGTATGAGACCTGCCGGACCCCAATACACCGCTGACATGCAGAAACAAATGGCTGAAGAGCACCA AAAACGTCTTGAGCAGCAAcagaagatgctggaggaggaccgAAAAAGGCGGCAAtttgaggagcagaaacagaagctAAGGCTGTTGAGCAGTGTCAAACCCAAG ACTGGAGAGAAAAGCCGCGACGACGCCTTGGAGGCCATCAAGGGTAACTTGGATGGCTTTAGCAGAGATGCAAAGATGCACCCTACTCAGTCATCACAGACCAAAAAACAAG agtcatcatcatcacaccccTCTGTCTCCACTCACTCCCTCTCCCCAACTTTGTGTGAGGACAATGATGATTTTAGTGATTTTCAGGGGCCCTCAGACGCCCCCACTTCCTTCCCTGCCCCCACCTCTCCTTCCACTTCCTCAGCCTTCGGCTTCTCCACTCAGGCCCACCTCCAGCCCCCATCTTCTGTCCCCAAGGCAGTTCTGTCTGAAGACAGTAATGACTTTTGCGACTTTATTCAGGGACCTACCAATGTTTTCCCTTCCTCCAACCTTTCTTCACAAGCCAACCAAGTCCAACCTCCATCCCCCTCTCAGCGCACGggtttgtcctcctcttcctcctctgtcagtcAGTCCTTCTCTACCTCTGTGTCCATCCCCACTGTCACCCAACATTCAGCTGTCAACACCAGCTCCAAAACAGCATTCCAAg GTGTTGGCGTGTACCCACAACAAGAGCACATTCAGCCCCTGCTGCCAGGGTGGATATTCAACGACAGCCTCGTTCCAG aaatattcAAGAAAGTTCTGGAGTTCACCATGACTCCTTCAGGAATAGACACAGCCAAGCTCTACCCCATACTAATGTCATCGGGTCTGCCCCGTGAGGCACTCGGACAGATTTGGGCTTCAGCCAACCGCACAACACCCGGCATGCTGACCAAGGAGGAGCTCTACACTGTACTGGCACTGATTGGTGTTGCACAG AGTGGCCTCCCAGCAATGAATGTGGAAATCCTCAGTCAGTTCCCTTCCCCACCAGTGCCCAACCTCCCAGCCCTGGCCATGGCTATGGCCACCGTCATgcctcagcatcagcagcccaTGATGAACAACCCCCCAATCTCCATGGCCATtccaacaccagcaccaccagtccTGCAGATGGCACCAGTTGCACCCACTCAAGCACCAACAAACGCTAGCTTCATCCCCAGTTTCCCTCCTGTGCAG GCATCCAAAGCCGACGATGACGACTTCCAGGAATTTCAGGAGGCTCCAAAGCCAGGGGTTGGAGACCAGACCTTTTCTGAATTCCAAGGAGAATCCGCTGGAAGTTTTCCCACAACCATAGCACCCCCACACCAAAATAG TGCGGCCACCATGCTGACTCCAGTTTCTGGTTCTTCCTCTGCCACATCCTCTGATAAGTACGCTGTCTTCAAGCAGCTGTCTGTGAATCAGCCTGCAGAGCCACCACCCCCGGCTTCAG ATATCGGAGATAAATACAGCGTGTTCAGGCAGCTTGAGCAGCCTGCTGACAAGCCCGTAG GGGAAGGATTTGCAGATTTCAAGTCTGTCAGCGCTGATGATGGCTTCACAGACTTTAAAACCGCCGACAGCATCTCTCCACTAGACCCTTCCGAACAGGCCAAAGTCTTTCAACCTGCCTTCCCTCCTGCTTTTCCAAACTCTCAGTCTCTACAACATttaccacagcagcagcagcagcatctagCTGTGTCTCAGTCCAAAAATCCTCTCAACATGGCCGACTTggaccttttctcctctccctctgttccTGCCCCCACTGACACCAAACCAAGCACATTCCCCTCAGTGTCTGGTCCCCCCTCCTTAGCGCTCCTACAAGGTGGTGCCAAACCTTCTGGGGGAGCTGCAGATGATTTCGGTGACTTTGCCCTCTTTGGCTCGTCGTCTGATGCCGCTCAATcttcagcagagggaggagctgcagcagcacctcagGATGACTTCGCAGACTTCATGGCATTTGGTAGTTCTGGTGGGGAGCCCAAGAAGGAGAGCAGTGTGGGGGTCCAAAGAGAAACCGCACAACAGCAGCCTCAGCCGAGCACAGACAAATACGACGTATTCAAACAGCTGTCTCTGGAAGGCGGTCTGGCCTACGATGACACAAAGGAATGTGGTGGCGgatccttctcttctctcaaaAGTGACACAGACGACTTTGCTGACTTTCAGTCATCAAAGTTCTGCACAGCGCTCGGCGCATCCGAAAAGACACTGGTGGACAAAGTGGCTGCTTTCAAACAGGCCAAGGAAGACTGTGCTTCCGTCAAGTCCCTCGACCTCCCTTCTATTGGGGGCAGCAGCGTGGGAAAGGACGACTCCGAGGACGCGCTGTCGGTGCAGCTAGACATGAAGCTCTCGGACATAGGCGGAGACCTGAAGCACGTGATGTCGGACAGCTCCTTGGATTTGCCAAGTCTCTCGGCCCACCAGCCCCCGGCTACAG AAGCCGACGACATGAAATTTGACCCGTTCGGGACGTCGGGCCTCAGCACCCTGGTTAACTACGACTGGTCAGAGCGGGAGGAATGTCTGGCGGGTGAGCTCGGGAAGCCGCCGGGCCATGACGGGGCTCCCCTCCCATCTTTGGCGCCTGCGCAGGGGAAGGAGCTGTCCTTTGGTAGCACCGAAAACATCACGAGCAGCGAGGTCACGGCCCCCCCGCCGTCGGAGGACGACCCGCCCGCTGACGACAAGATTGAAGCGTTTGCCGATTTCAGCAGCAAGGATGGCATCGACGCTGAGGATGACTTTGGAGACTTTGCGAGCACTTTTTCTGAAAAGTCTGACTCGCCGGCCGCCCCCGCTGAGGCCGGCTCCGAGGGGAACCAGAGCGAAGCCTCCGATGAGTTCGGAGCCTTCCAGGGTGACAAGCCCAAGTTTGGCAAATCGGACTTCCTCAAAGCCAGCGCGCAGGCCAACGTGAAGTCCAGCGAGGAGATGATCAAAAGCGAGCTGGCGACATTTGACCTGTCCGTGCAAG GTTCCCACAAACGCAGCCACAGTCTGGGCGACAAGGAGATCAGGCGCTCGCCTCCGTCTCCGGCTCCAGAACAACCCTTCAGAGATCGCTCTAACACCCTGAGCGAGAAGCCCGCTCTGCCTGTCATCAGAGACAAGTACAAGGACCTAAccggggaggtggag GAGAGTGAGCGCTACGCGTATGAGTGGCAAAGGTGTCTGGAAAACGCTCTGGAG GTCATCACCAATGCCAATAACATCCtgaacagcatcagcagctcctcagtCTGCACCGAGGTCATCCAGTCGGCTCAGGGCATGGAGTACCTGCTGG GCGTGGTGGAAGTGTACCGGGTCACGAAGCGAGTGGAGCTCGGCATCAAGGCAACAGCCGTGTGCTctgagaagctgcagcagctcctgaaggaCATCAACCGCGTGTGGAACAACCTGATGGGCTTCATGTCGCTGGCCAAGCTCACC CCAGATGAGAGCTCGCTAGATTTCTCCTTCTGCGTTCTGAGGCACGGCATCAAGAACGCCAAGGAGCTGGCCTGTGGGGTGTGTCTGCTCAACGTGGACGCTCGCAGCAAG AACAAAGAAGAGAGCGCTATCGGACGTCTGTTTAAAAGA GCAATGACAAAAGACAATAACAAGAGGTTAAGG GCGTTCAACTCCGAGACCGACAACTTTAAGCTGCTGTACGGAGGACACCAGTACCACGCCAGCTGTGCCAATTTCTGGATCAACTGTGTGGAGCCCAAACCCCCCGGCCTCATACTGCCTGACCTTCTGTGA
- the synrg gene encoding synergin gamma isoform X7: MALRPGSGGGGSFMYPVGGLGPPQGMVPIQQQQQQQQQQGFPMVPVMQPNMQGMMGMNFGGQMPPGAMPMQSGMAIGMQTPGMAFLGQPQFMGMRPAGPQYTADMQKQMAEEHQKRLEQQQKMLEEDRKRRQFEEQKQKLRLLSSVKPKTGEKSRDDALEAIKGNLDGFSRDAKMHPTQSSQTKKQESSSSHPSVSTHSLSPTLCEDNDDFSDFQGPSDAPTSFPAPTSPSTSSAFGFSTQAHLQPPSSVPKAVLSEDSNDFCDFIQGPTNVFPSSNLSSQANQVQPPSPSQRTGLSSSSSSVSQSFSTSVSIPTVTQHSAVNTSSKTAFQVQFQTSGKSRNWASASGDLSSVFAVPNAPASAPVIPSPAADSSPHTNSDSGVGVYPQQEHIQPLLPGWIFNDSLVPEIFKKVLEFTMTPSGIDTAKLYPILMSSGLPREALGQIWASANRTTPGMLTKEELYTVLALIGVAQSGLPAMNVEILSQFPSPPVPNLPALAMAMATVMPQHQQPMMNNPPISMAIPTPAPPVLQMAPVAPTQAPTNASFIPSFPPVQASKADDDDFQEFQEAPKPGVGDQTFSEFQGESAGSFPTTIAPPHQNSAATMLTPVSGSSSATSSDKYAVFKQLSVNQPAEPPPPASDIGDKYSVFRQLEQPADKPVGEGFADFKSVSADDGFTDFKTADSISPLDPSEQAKVFQPAFPPAFPNSQSLQHLPQQQQQHLAVSQSKNPLNMADLDLFSSPSVPAPTDTKPSTFPSVSGPPSLALLQGGAKPSGGAADDFGDFALFGSSSDAAQSSAEGGAAAAPQDDFADFMAFGSSGGEPKKESSVGVQRETAQQQPQPSTDKYDVFKQLSLEGGLAYDDTKECGGGSFSSLKSDTDDFADFQSSKFCTALGASEKTLVDKVAAFKQAKEDCASVKSLDLPSIGGSSVGKDDSEDALSVQLDMKLSDIGGDLKHVMSDSSLDLPSLSAHQPPATEADDMKFDPFGTSGLSTLVNYDWSEREECLAGELGKPPGHDGAPLPSLAPAQGKELSFGSTENITSSEVTAPPPSEDDPPADDKIEAFADFSSKDGIDAEDDFGDFASTFSEKSDSPAAPAEAGSEGNQSEASDEFGAFQGDKPKFGKSDFLKASAQANVKSSEEMIKSELATFDLSVQGSHKRSHSLGDKEIRRSPPSPAPEQPFRDRSNTLSEKPALPVIRDKYKDLTGEVEESERYAYEWQRCLENALEVITNANNILNSISSSSVCTEVIQSAQGMEYLLGVVEVYRVTKRVELGIKATAVCSEKLQQLLKDINRVWNNLMGFMSLAKLTPDESSLDFSFCVLRHGIKNAKELACGVCLLNVDARSKNKEESAIGRLFKRAMTKDNNKRLRAFNSETDNFKLLYGGHQYHASCANFWINCVEPKPPGLILPDLL, encoded by the exons ATGGCGCTGCGGCCAGGGTCTGGTGGAGGTGGCAG tttCATGTATCCAGTTGGAGGACTGGGGCCTCCACAAG GCATGGTGCCCatacagcaacagcaacaacagcagcagcagcagggcttcCCCATGGTTCCGGTCATGCAGCCGAACATGCAGGGAATGATGGGAATGAATTTTGGTGGACAAATGCCCCCAGGCGCCATGCCCATGCAG AGTGGGATGGCTATTGGGATGCAGACTCCTGGGATGGCCTTTTTGGGTCAGCCACAGTTTATGGGTATGAGACCTGCCGGACCCCAATACACCGCTGACATGCAGAAACAAATGGCTGAAGAGCACCA AAAACGTCTTGAGCAGCAAcagaagatgctggaggaggaccgAAAAAGGCGGCAAtttgaggagcagaaacagaagctAAGGCTGTTGAGCAGTGTCAAACCCAAG ACTGGAGAGAAAAGCCGCGACGACGCCTTGGAGGCCATCAAGGGTAACTTGGATGGCTTTAGCAGAGATGCAAAGATGCACCCTACTCAGTCATCACAGACCAAAAAACAAG agtcatcatcatcacaccccTCTGTCTCCACTCACTCCCTCTCCCCAACTTTGTGTGAGGACAATGATGATTTTAGTGATTTTCAGGGGCCCTCAGACGCCCCCACTTCCTTCCCTGCCCCCACCTCTCCTTCCACTTCCTCAGCCTTCGGCTTCTCCACTCAGGCCCACCTCCAGCCCCCATCTTCTGTCCCCAAGGCAGTTCTGTCTGAAGACAGTAATGACTTTTGCGACTTTATTCAGGGACCTACCAATGTTTTCCCTTCCTCCAACCTTTCTTCACAAGCCAACCAAGTCCAACCTCCATCCCCCTCTCAGCGCACGggtttgtcctcctcttcctcctctgtcagtcAGTCCTTCTCTACCTCTGTGTCCATCCCCACTGTCACCCAACATTCAGCTGTCAACACCAGCTCCAAAACAGCATTCCAAg TCCAGTTCCAGACCAGCGGTAAATCCAGGAATTGGGCTTCGGCCTCAGGGGACTTGAGTTCTGTCTTCGCCGTTCCTAATGCTCCGGCGTCAGCACCCGTTATACCCTCACCAGCCGCTGACTCGTCTCCTCACACCAATAGTGACAGTG GTGTTGGCGTGTACCCACAACAAGAGCACATTCAGCCCCTGCTGCCAGGGTGGATATTCAACGACAGCCTCGTTCCAG aaatattcAAGAAAGTTCTGGAGTTCACCATGACTCCTTCAGGAATAGACACAGCCAAGCTCTACCCCATACTAATGTCATCGGGTCTGCCCCGTGAGGCACTCGGACAGATTTGGGCTTCAGCCAACCGCACAACACCCGGCATGCTGACCAAGGAGGAGCTCTACACTGTACTGGCACTGATTGGTGTTGCACAG AGTGGCCTCCCAGCAATGAATGTGGAAATCCTCAGTCAGTTCCCTTCCCCACCAGTGCCCAACCTCCCAGCCCTGGCCATGGCTATGGCCACCGTCATgcctcagcatcagcagcccaTGATGAACAACCCCCCAATCTCCATGGCCATtccaacaccagcaccaccagtccTGCAGATGGCACCAGTTGCACCCACTCAAGCACCAACAAACGCTAGCTTCATCCCCAGTTTCCCTCCTGTGCAG GCATCCAAAGCCGACGATGACGACTTCCAGGAATTTCAGGAGGCTCCAAAGCCAGGGGTTGGAGACCAGACCTTTTCTGAATTCCAAGGAGAATCCGCTGGAAGTTTTCCCACAACCATAGCACCCCCACACCAAAATAG TGCGGCCACCATGCTGACTCCAGTTTCTGGTTCTTCCTCTGCCACATCCTCTGATAAGTACGCTGTCTTCAAGCAGCTGTCTGTGAATCAGCCTGCAGAGCCACCACCCCCGGCTTCAG ATATCGGAGATAAATACAGCGTGTTCAGGCAGCTTGAGCAGCCTGCTGACAAGCCCGTAG GGGAAGGATTTGCAGATTTCAAGTCTGTCAGCGCTGATGATGGCTTCACAGACTTTAAAACCGCCGACAGCATCTCTCCACTAGACCCTTCCGAACAGGCCAAAGTCTTTCAACCTGCCTTCCCTCCTGCTTTTCCAAACTCTCAGTCTCTACAACATttaccacagcagcagcagcagcatctagCTGTGTCTCAGTCCAAAAATCCTCTCAACATGGCCGACTTggaccttttctcctctccctctgttccTGCCCCCACTGACACCAAACCAAGCACATTCCCCTCAGTGTCTGGTCCCCCCTCCTTAGCGCTCCTACAAGGTGGTGCCAAACCTTCTGGGGGAGCTGCAGATGATTTCGGTGACTTTGCCCTCTTTGGCTCGTCGTCTGATGCCGCTCAATcttcagcagagggaggagctgcagcagcacctcagGATGACTTCGCAGACTTCATGGCATTTGGTAGTTCTGGTGGGGAGCCCAAGAAGGAGAGCAGTGTGGGGGTCCAAAGAGAAACCGCACAACAGCAGCCTCAGCCGAGCACAGACAAATACGACGTATTCAAACAGCTGTCTCTGGAAGGCGGTCTGGCCTACGATGACACAAAGGAATGTGGTGGCGgatccttctcttctctcaaaAGTGACACAGACGACTTTGCTGACTTTCAGTCATCAAAGTTCTGCACAGCGCTCGGCGCATCCGAAAAGACACTGGTGGACAAAGTGGCTGCTTTCAAACAGGCCAAGGAAGACTGTGCTTCCGTCAAGTCCCTCGACCTCCCTTCTATTGGGGGCAGCAGCGTGGGAAAGGACGACTCCGAGGACGCGCTGTCGGTGCAGCTAGACATGAAGCTCTCGGACATAGGCGGAGACCTGAAGCACGTGATGTCGGACAGCTCCTTGGATTTGCCAAGTCTCTCGGCCCACCAGCCCCCGGCTACAG AAGCCGACGACATGAAATTTGACCCGTTCGGGACGTCGGGCCTCAGCACCCTGGTTAACTACGACTGGTCAGAGCGGGAGGAATGTCTGGCGGGTGAGCTCGGGAAGCCGCCGGGCCATGACGGGGCTCCCCTCCCATCTTTGGCGCCTGCGCAGGGGAAGGAGCTGTCCTTTGGTAGCACCGAAAACATCACGAGCAGCGAGGTCACGGCCCCCCCGCCGTCGGAGGACGACCCGCCCGCTGACGACAAGATTGAAGCGTTTGCCGATTTCAGCAGCAAGGATGGCATCGACGCTGAGGATGACTTTGGAGACTTTGCGAGCACTTTTTCTGAAAAGTCTGACTCGCCGGCCGCCCCCGCTGAGGCCGGCTCCGAGGGGAACCAGAGCGAAGCCTCCGATGAGTTCGGAGCCTTCCAGGGTGACAAGCCCAAGTTTGGCAAATCGGACTTCCTCAAAGCCAGCGCGCAGGCCAACGTGAAGTCCAGCGAGGAGATGATCAAAAGCGAGCTGGCGACATTTGACCTGTCCGTGCAAG GTTCCCACAAACGCAGCCACAGTCTGGGCGACAAGGAGATCAGGCGCTCGCCTCCGTCTCCGGCTCCAGAACAACCCTTCAGAGATCGCTCTAACACCCTGAGCGAGAAGCCCGCTCTGCCTGTCATCAGAGACAAGTACAAGGACCTAAccggggaggtggag GAGAGTGAGCGCTACGCGTATGAGTGGCAAAGGTGTCTGGAAAACGCTCTGGAG GTCATCACCAATGCCAATAACATCCtgaacagcatcagcagctcctcagtCTGCACCGAGGTCATCCAGTCGGCTCAGGGCATGGAGTACCTGCTGG GCGTGGTGGAAGTGTACCGGGTCACGAAGCGAGTGGAGCTCGGCATCAAGGCAACAGCCGTGTGCTctgagaagctgcagcagctcctgaaggaCATCAACCGCGTGTGGAACAACCTGATGGGCTTCATGTCGCTGGCCAAGCTCACC CCAGATGAGAGCTCGCTAGATTTCTCCTTCTGCGTTCTGAGGCACGGCATCAAGAACGCCAAGGAGCTGGCCTGTGGGGTGTGTCTGCTCAACGTGGACGCTCGCAGCAAG AACAAAGAAGAGAGCGCTATCGGACGTCTGTTTAAAAGA GCAATGACAAAAGACAATAACAAGAGGTTAAGG GCGTTCAACTCCGAGACCGACAACTTTAAGCTGCTGTACGGAGGACACCAGTACCACGCCAGCTGTGCCAATTTCTGGATCAACTGTGTGGAGCCCAAACCCCCCGGCCTCATACTGCCTGACCTTCTGTGA